One part of the Paramormyrops kingsleyae isolate MSU_618 chromosome 2, PKINGS_0.4, whole genome shotgun sequence genome encodes these proteins:
- the ift81 gene encoding intraflagellar transport protein 81 homolog isoform X1 gives MSEQIKFIVEQLNKEPFKKNLNLITFDSMEPMQLLQTLNDVLAEIDPKQAVDIREEMPEQTARRMFALLATLKYRPPGTSAEASNFRQGLVTGSKPVVHPVLHWLLTRITELKKRAYLAQFLVKLEVPAEFMQDDVVADTFHQYEELVEGFKNYHKECEQLKSSGFSTAEIRRDIGVMEEEKDQLIKRVERLKKRVESVSSHGRMLELVRQLRIEKEREESLAHQKQEQKNQLFQAEQRLQRCQLQLKELCQAAADARPESLMKRLEEEIKFNTYMVSDKLPKELESRRRVVQYLQRVVLEPAMGQDELEELEDKIQDVNGQINQLIERRMMRSDPMDDKLSLFRQQASIISRKKEAKAEELQEAREELATMERELAQKSSQPLGPGGSEGIRGDEFKRLVGKLRGKSGVFKRRRQELAELRAGFGVLQRTEEILRQRHGAVLQQLQSVEAQKGVSGYSDTQEELERVSTIKSELDEMKGRTLDDMSEMVRKLNSVIMEKKTALAPLIKELRPLRQQCQELTQEYEVKKAQYDSCAAGLESSWSKLEQEVKALREEMTQEESRYHHINCTREIVEMQIQRAADEMKFYVSPDPQERKKALREQYMKNIAEQESLGKKLRESQKAVRESHAPNMKQVKMWRDLEQLMECKRECFLRAQSQASVGQVFQEGGEDRLVL, from the exons ATGAGCGAGCAGATCAAGTTCATCGTGGAGCAGCTCAACAAAGAGCCGTTCAAGAAGAACCTGAACCTCATCACTTTCGACTCGATGGAGCCCATGCAGCTCCTGCAGACCCTCAATGACGTGCTGGCGGAGATCGATCCCAAG CAAGCCGTCGATATCCGAGAGGAGATGCCTGAGCAGACGGCCAGACGGATGTTCGCCTTGCTGGCCACGCTGAAGTACAGACCACCCGGGACATCTGCCGAGGC GAGTAACTTCCGTCAGGGCCTGGTGACAGGCAGCAAGCCTGTTGTCCACCCTGTGCTACACTGGCTGCTGACGAGGATCACGGAGCTGAAGAAGAGGGCATACTTGGCCCAGTTCCTCGTGAAGCTGGAGGTGCCTGCAGAGTTCATGCAAGATGATGTCGTTGCTGACACCTTCCACCAG TATGAAGAGCTGGTGGAAGGTTTCAAGAACTACCACAAAGAGTGTGAGCAGCTGAAGAGCTCGGGCTTCTCCACCGCTGAGATCCGGCGG GACATTGGGGTAATGGAGGAGGAGAAAGACCAGCTGATTAAACGAGTGGAGAGGTTGAAGAAAAGG GTGGAGTCGGTGTCCAGCCACGGGCGTATGCTTGAGCTTGTCAGGCAGCTACGGATTGAGAAGGAGCGAGAGGAGTCCCTCGCCCACCAGAAGCAGGAGCAGAAGAACCAG CTATTCCAAGCGGAGCAGAGGCTGCAGAGGTGCCAACTGCAGCTGAAGGAGCTTTGCCAGGCGGCTGCTGATGCCAGGCCGGAGA GCCTCATGAAGCGACTGGAGGAGGAGATCAAGTTCAACACCTACATGGTGTCTGACAAGCTGCCTAAGGAGCTGGAGAGCAGGCGGCGGGTGGTGCAGTATCTGCAGAGGGTGGTGCTGGAGCCGGCCATGGGGCAGGAcgagctggaggagctggaggacaaG ATTCAGGACGTGAACGGGCAAATCAACCAGCTTATCGAGAGGAGGATGATGCGGAGCGATCCCATGGACGACAAGCTCTCCCTCTTCAGGCAGCAG GCTTCCATCATCAGCCGGAAGAAGGAGGCGAAGGcagaggagctgcaggaggCGCGCGAGGAGCTGGCTACAATGGAGAGGGAGCTGGCCCAGAAGAGCAGTCAGCCGCTGGGCCcgggcggcagtgaggggatTCGCGGAGATGAG TTCAAGCGCTTGGTGGGGAAGCTGAGGGGTAAAAGCGGCGTGTTCAAGAGGAGGCGGCAGGAGCTGGCGGAGCTGCGTGCCGGGTTCGGCGTGCTGCAGCGCACCGAGGAGATCCTGCGGCAACGACACGGCGCCGTCCTGCAGCAGCTG CAATCCGTGGAGGCGCAGAAGGGGGTCTCGGGGTACAGCGACACGCAGGAAGAGCTGGAGAGGGTGTCCACCATCAAGAGCGAGCTGGACGAGATGAAGGGCAGGACACTGGACGACATGTCTGAGATG GTGAGGAAGCTGAACTCTGTGATCATGGAGAAGAAGACGGCTCTGGCACCACTGATCAAGGAGCTGCGTCCTCTCAGACAGCAGTGTCAG GAGCTGACCCAGGAGTACGAGGTGAAAAAGGCCCAGTACGACAGCTGTGCGGCCGGCTTGGAGAGCAGCTGGTCCAAACTGGAGCAG GAAGTGAAGGCACTGCGGGAAGAAATGACTCAGGAGGAAAGCCGCTATCACCACATAAACTGCACGAGAGAG ATCGTGGAGATGCAGATACAGAGAGCGGCCGATGAGATGAAGTTCTACGTGTCACCTGACCCACAGGAGAGGAAAAAGGCCCTCAG GGAGCAGTACATGAAGAACATTGCAGAGCAAGAGAGCCTGGGCAAG AAGCTGCGGGAGAGCCAGAAGGCCGTGCGGGAGAGCCACGCGCCCAACATGAAGCAGGTGAAGATGTGGAGGGACCTGGAGCAACTGATGGAGTGCAAGCGCGAGTGTTTCCTGCGGGCCCAGAGCCAGGCGTCCGTGGGCCAGGTCTTCCAGGAGGGGGGTGAGGACAGGCTGGTGTTGTGA
- the ift81 gene encoding intraflagellar transport protein 81 homolog isoform X2 encodes MSEQIKFIVEQLNKEPFKKNLNLITFDSMEPMQLLQTLNDVLAEIDPKQAVDIREEMPEQTARRMFALLATLKYRPPGTSAEASNFRQGLVTGSKPVVHPVLHWLLTRITELKKRAYLAQFLVKLEVPAEFMQDDVVADTFHQYEELVEGFKNYHKECEQLKSSGFSTAEIRRDIGVMEEEKDQLIKRVERLKKRVESVSSHGRMLELVRQLRIEKEREESLAHQKQEQKNQLFQAEQRLQRCQLQLKELCQAAADARPESLMKRLEEEIKFNTYMVSDKLPKELESRRRVVQYLQRVVLEPAMGQDELEELEDKIQDVNGQINQLIERRMMRSDPMDDKLSLFRQQASIISRKKEAKAEELQEAREELATMERELAQKSSQPLGPGGSEGIRGDEFKRLVGKLRGKSGVFKRRRQELAELRAGFGVLQRTEEILRQRHGAVLQQLQSVEAQKGVSGYSDTQEELERVSTIKSELDEMKGRTLDDMSEMVRKLNSVIMEKKTALAPLIKELRPLRQQCQELTQEYEVKKAQYDSCAAGLESSWSKLEQEVKALREEMTQEESRYHHINCTREIVEMQIQRAADEMKFYVSPDPQERKKALREQYMKNIAEQESLGKGPTCSCPGD; translated from the exons ATGAGCGAGCAGATCAAGTTCATCGTGGAGCAGCTCAACAAAGAGCCGTTCAAGAAGAACCTGAACCTCATCACTTTCGACTCGATGGAGCCCATGCAGCTCCTGCAGACCCTCAATGACGTGCTGGCGGAGATCGATCCCAAG CAAGCCGTCGATATCCGAGAGGAGATGCCTGAGCAGACGGCCAGACGGATGTTCGCCTTGCTGGCCACGCTGAAGTACAGACCACCCGGGACATCTGCCGAGGC GAGTAACTTCCGTCAGGGCCTGGTGACAGGCAGCAAGCCTGTTGTCCACCCTGTGCTACACTGGCTGCTGACGAGGATCACGGAGCTGAAGAAGAGGGCATACTTGGCCCAGTTCCTCGTGAAGCTGGAGGTGCCTGCAGAGTTCATGCAAGATGATGTCGTTGCTGACACCTTCCACCAG TATGAAGAGCTGGTGGAAGGTTTCAAGAACTACCACAAAGAGTGTGAGCAGCTGAAGAGCTCGGGCTTCTCCACCGCTGAGATCCGGCGG GACATTGGGGTAATGGAGGAGGAGAAAGACCAGCTGATTAAACGAGTGGAGAGGTTGAAGAAAAGG GTGGAGTCGGTGTCCAGCCACGGGCGTATGCTTGAGCTTGTCAGGCAGCTACGGATTGAGAAGGAGCGAGAGGAGTCCCTCGCCCACCAGAAGCAGGAGCAGAAGAACCAG CTATTCCAAGCGGAGCAGAGGCTGCAGAGGTGCCAACTGCAGCTGAAGGAGCTTTGCCAGGCGGCTGCTGATGCCAGGCCGGAGA GCCTCATGAAGCGACTGGAGGAGGAGATCAAGTTCAACACCTACATGGTGTCTGACAAGCTGCCTAAGGAGCTGGAGAGCAGGCGGCGGGTGGTGCAGTATCTGCAGAGGGTGGTGCTGGAGCCGGCCATGGGGCAGGAcgagctggaggagctggaggacaaG ATTCAGGACGTGAACGGGCAAATCAACCAGCTTATCGAGAGGAGGATGATGCGGAGCGATCCCATGGACGACAAGCTCTCCCTCTTCAGGCAGCAG GCTTCCATCATCAGCCGGAAGAAGGAGGCGAAGGcagaggagctgcaggaggCGCGCGAGGAGCTGGCTACAATGGAGAGGGAGCTGGCCCAGAAGAGCAGTCAGCCGCTGGGCCcgggcggcagtgaggggatTCGCGGAGATGAG TTCAAGCGCTTGGTGGGGAAGCTGAGGGGTAAAAGCGGCGTGTTCAAGAGGAGGCGGCAGGAGCTGGCGGAGCTGCGTGCCGGGTTCGGCGTGCTGCAGCGCACCGAGGAGATCCTGCGGCAACGACACGGCGCCGTCCTGCAGCAGCTG CAATCCGTGGAGGCGCAGAAGGGGGTCTCGGGGTACAGCGACACGCAGGAAGAGCTGGAGAGGGTGTCCACCATCAAGAGCGAGCTGGACGAGATGAAGGGCAGGACACTGGACGACATGTCTGAGATG GTGAGGAAGCTGAACTCTGTGATCATGGAGAAGAAGACGGCTCTGGCACCACTGATCAAGGAGCTGCGTCCTCTCAGACAGCAGTGTCAG GAGCTGACCCAGGAGTACGAGGTGAAAAAGGCCCAGTACGACAGCTGTGCGGCCGGCTTGGAGAGCAGCTGGTCCAAACTGGAGCAG GAAGTGAAGGCACTGCGGGAAGAAATGACTCAGGAGGAAAGCCGCTATCACCACATAAACTGCACGAGAGAG ATCGTGGAGATGCAGATACAGAGAGCGGCCGATGAGATGAAGTTCTACGTGTCACCTGACCCACAGGAGAGGAAAAAGGCCCTCAG GGAGCAGTACATGAAGAACATTGCAGAGCAAGAGAGCCTGGGCAAG GGCCCCACGTGCTCCTGTCCTGGAGATTAA